The following are encoded together in the Arcobacter aquimarinus genome:
- a CDS encoding CRISPR-associated endoribonuclease Cas6: MTIFELKCEAYLKENIELKDSFDILSKSISGSISFNKKLDEVVKNSIKDYCFGNFYPIEKDRIYKKDKTYKFVIRSINKELIDCLEFLLVKNINNNFLQVLNCEKKEIEQFFISELYSATPVIVSDRRDEKGKQLFWSLHYNGDMQTLQNRLHNNLEKKLRYFYSEELKESKSFIQEIELKNEKPQSIYFKTIKNKKEKIIRLIGNKLKIIPKRDETSQKLAFLSLAVGLGEKSGLGGGFCFGRG, encoded by the coding sequence ATGACTATATTTGAACTAAAATGCGAAGCATATTTAAAAGAGAATATTGAACTAAAAGATAGTTTTGATATTTTGTCAAAATCTATAAGTGGTTCAATTTCTTTTAATAAAAAACTTGATGAAGTTGTTAAAAATTCTATTAAAGATTACTGTTTTGGAAACTTTTATCCAATAGAAAAAGATAGAATTTATAAAAAAGATAAAACTTATAAGTTTGTGATTAGAAGTATAAATAAAGAATTAATAGATTGTCTGGAATTTTTACTTGTAAAAAATATAAATAATAATTTTTTGCAGGTTTTAAATTGTGAAAAAAAAGAGATAGAACAATTTTTTATTAGTGAATTGTATAGTGCAACACCTGTGATTGTTTCAGACAGAAGAGATGAGAAAGGAAAACAACTTTTTTGGTCTTTACATTATAATGGAGATATGCAAACTTTACAAAATAGACTTCATAATAATTTAGAAAAGAAATTGAGATATTTTTATAGTGAAGAGTTAAAAGAGTCTAAGAGTTTTATTCAAGAAATTGAATTAAAAAATGAAAAACCTCAATCTATATATTTCAAAACTATAAAAAATAAAAAAGAAAAAATTATAAGACTAATAGGAAATAAATTAAAGATTATTCCAAAGAGAGATGAAACTTCACAAAAACTAGCTTTTTTATCACTAGCTGTTGGACTTGGTGAAAAAAGTGGTTTAGGTGGAGGTTTTTGTTTTGGTAGGGGATAA
- a CDS encoding HD domain-containing protein yields MTELNIQIEELISNNATDFQISKVFKTYYKNYLDSIDTTVETTGGKDFFIKHTKHTDRFLVLLYKYILRKNFGSHQPMSSSIPISLVALGSYGREQLCIYSDIDIMILYENIKGYNLKDIMEEFITLAWDCGLKLGSRVHELKEISEAVKGDITIKSSILESRMIYGSKILWYGYQNILKIIRKTEQKEFILAKLEEHKQRLLKYPLKMEPNIKDGYGGMRESNLMYWIANVLYGVTNTKDLIGVQFSEEEYKKYRQALEFIFQVRNALHNIARKKQDQVTFDILPDLSSKLGFKNRTRYTKDRLCMAKILSSLHIIHNFTATMVKKFTREVLFESSNISKLKEFRFKKNLYIIENKLFCSFNTKPQTLNNLLKELIELPTHVQEFDRSYIYYASKAKLPKVQTKELKKSVKNLLSRPNLYPLIKLIYNAGLFQAVLPSTKKMIDQPQFDGYHKHPVDIHSINTLKFAQNIEDVHIKSIFDELTNEQRTLVRLVAFFHDIGKGRKEDHHIVGEKLFKSMMKSFDFDEEFIKTGARLVRYHNMMSYMATNEDIYSEKTILNFTGLLKTKESLKMLYVVTYCDISAVGKNIFNSSTASLLKQLYNQSLPAFENQEYLNESKRRIAKQNAIKNLEKYKELPNILKKKIMYIASNQIFLRLKAEDILDIAIKAKDVDNYIYKIINESQLTIRIIRKSPLNLGYLLGKLEFLNIASMNIFKLYDNKKAFEISFSEKISDEDLFFIEEIIKDSFDMTKRTSLITPIIKKENIKIDCNHTAYLASMHIVAKDQKGLFAYIAKIFDDFNVEIESAKLHTLNGYAKDLILIEKDGSFCSNQEKILNLMCVGDKSS; encoded by the coding sequence ATGACAGAACTTAATATACAAATCGAAGAGTTAATCTCAAATAATGCTACAGATTTTCAAATCTCTAAGGTTTTCAAAACCTACTACAAAAACTATTTAGATTCAATAGATACAACTGTTGAAACAACGGGTGGAAAAGATTTTTTTATAAAACATACAAAACATACTGATAGATTTTTAGTTCTTTTATACAAATATATATTACGAAAAAATTTTGGTTCGCATCAACCTATGAGTTCATCAATTCCTATTAGTTTAGTTGCTCTTGGTTCTTATGGAAGAGAACAGCTTTGTATTTATTCAGATATTGACATTATGATTTTATATGAAAATATAAAGGGTTATAACCTAAAAGATATCATGGAAGAATTCATAACTTTAGCTTGGGATTGTGGATTAAAATTAGGTTCAAGAGTTCATGAATTAAAAGAGATAAGTGAAGCTGTAAAAGGTGACATAACTATAAAAAGTTCTATTTTAGAATCAAGAATGATTTATGGCTCAAAAATTTTATGGTATGGTTATCAAAATATTTTAAAAATTATTAGAAAAACTGAACAAAAAGAGTTTATTCTTGCAAAACTAGAAGAACATAAACAAAGACTTTTAAAATATCCACTAAAAATGGAACCAAACATAAAAGATGGTTATGGTGGAATGAGAGAGTCAAACTTAATGTATTGGATAGCAAATGTTTTATATGGAGTTACTAATACAAAAGATTTAATTGGTGTTCAATTTAGTGAAGAAGAGTATAAAAAATATAGACAAGCTTTAGAGTTTATTTTTCAAGTGCGAAATGCTTTACATAATATTGCAAGAAAAAAACAAGACCAAGTAACCTTTGATATTTTACCTGATTTAAGTTCTAAACTTGGGTTTAAAAATAGAACTAGATATACAAAAGATAGACTTTGTATGGCAAAAATTTTATCTAGCTTACATATTATTCACAATTTCACAGCAACTATGGTAAAAAAATTTACAAGGGAAGTTTTATTTGAAAGTTCAAATATTTCTAAACTAAAAGAATTTAGATTCAAAAAAAACCTTTATATTATTGAGAATAAACTATTTTGCTCTTTTAATACAAAACCTCAAACTTTGAATAATTTATTAAAAGAGTTAATAGAACTTCCAACTCATGTACAAGAGTTTGATAGGTCATATATCTATTATGCAAGTAAAGCAAAACTTCCTAAAGTTCAAACAAAAGAACTTAAGAAAAGTGTTAAAAATCTTTTATCAAGACCTAACTTATATCCTTTAATCAAACTTATTTATAATGCTGGATTATTTCAAGCTGTACTTCCCAGTACAAAAAAAATGATTGACCAACCTCAATTTGATGGTTATCACAAGCATCCTGTTGATATTCACTCTATTAATACTTTGAAATTTGCACAAAATATAGAAGATGTTCACATAAAATCAATTTTTGATGAACTTACTAATGAACAAAGAACTCTTGTAAGACTTGTAGCCTTTTTTCATGATATTGGAAAAGGAAGAAAAGAAGACCATCATATTGTTGGTGAAAAACTATTTAAAAGTATGATGAAATCTTTTGATTTTGATGAAGAGTTTATAAAAACAGGAGCAAGGCTTGTTAGATACCATAATATGATGTCTTACATGGCAACAAATGAAGATATATATTCTGAAAAAACTATTTTAAATTTTACTGGTCTTTTAAAAACAAAAGAGAGTTTAAAGATGTTATATGTGGTTACTTATTGTGATATTTCTGCTGTTGGGAAAAATATCTTTAATAGTTCAACAGCTTCACTATTAAAACAGTTGTATAATCAATCTCTTCCTGCTTTTGAAAATCAAGAGTATTTAAATGAAAGTAAAAGAAGAATTGCAAAACAAAATGCTATAAAAAATCTTGAAAAATATAAAGAATTACCTAATATCTTAAAAAAGAAAATTATGTATATAGCTTCTAATCAGATATTTTTACGTTTAAAAGCAGAAGATATTTTGGATATTGCAATAAAAGCAAAAGATGTTGATAATTATATTTACAAGATTATAAATGAATCACAATTAACTATTAGAATTATTAGAAAGTCTCCATTAAATTTGGGATATTTACTTGGAAAATTAGAATTTCTAAATATTGCTTCTATGAATATCTTTAAACTTTATGATAATAAAAAAGCTTTCGAAATATCATTTTCTGAGAAAATAAGTGATGAAGACCTATTTTTTATCGAAGAGATTATAAAAGACTCTTTTGACATGACTAAAAGAACTTCATTAATAACGCCAATTATAAAAAAAGAAAATATAAAAATAGACTGTAATCATACAGCTTATCTAGCTTCTATGCATATAGTTGCAAAAGACCAAAAAGGTTTATTTGCTTATATTGCTAAAATATTTGATGATTTTAATGTAGAAATAGAAAGTGCTAAACTTCATACTTTAAATGGTTATGCAAAAGATTTGATTTTGATTGAAAAAGATGGAAGTTTTTGCTCAAATCAAGAAAAAATACTCAATCTTATGTGTGTAGGTGATAAATCTTCTTAA
- a CDS encoding sigma 54-interacting transcriptional regulator has product MQEYIAKDSISKEILNSAKLLQAVEVNALILGENGVGKKSLAKYILPHSEIYEAKNLQKDITDEVLILQNEAIIIDKINEITNIDLFLRWIEENSIRVIAISQTENLNQKIKDIFSINLEIPNLTKREEDTKALINKFSQEASSILDMPLIPQSKLIINISNNTHSLRKSIYFSYLFETIGEHEILMFLEKYISENLYGENSYKDLSYIFEVPLLKASTKKYKSQVQVAKHLGLNRITLRKKLEIYKDLL; this is encoded by the coding sequence ATGCAAGAATATATAGCAAAAGATAGTATTTCCAAAGAAATTTTAAACTCTGCTAAACTTTTACAAGCAGTAGAAGTTAATGCCCTTATTTTAGGTGAAAATGGTGTTGGAAAAAAATCACTAGCAAAATATATATTACCCCATTCAGAAATTTACGAAGCAAAAAACTTACAAAAAGATATTACAGATGAAGTATTAATCTTACAAAATGAAGCAATTATTATTGATAAAATAAATGAAATAACAAACATAGATCTTTTTCTAAGATGGATTGAAGAAAATTCCATTAGAGTAATTGCCATATCTCAAACTGAAAATCTAAACCAAAAAATCAAAGATATTTTTTCAATAAATCTTGAAATACCAAATTTAACAAAAAGAGAAGAAGATACCAAAGCTTTAATAAATAAATTTTCACAAGAAGCTAGTTCTATTTTAGATATGCCTTTAATTCCCCAATCAAAACTTATCATAAATATCTCAAATAATACTCATAGTTTAAGAAAGTCTATTTATTTTTCATATCTATTTGAAACTATTGGAGAGCATGAAATTTTAATGTTTTTAGAAAAATATATTAGTGAAAACTTATATGGAGAAAATTCATATAAAGATTTATCATATATCTTTGAAGTTCCTTTGTTAAAAGCTTCTACAAAAAAATATAAATCTCAAGTGCAAGTTGCAAAACATTTAGGCTTAAATAGGATAACATTAAGAAAAAAATTGGAAATTTATAAAGATTTATTATGA
- a CDS encoding sensor histidine kinase gives MKNKERYIVINVIVLLFICLLTIFIGDYLISKKEKELLEQKYSLISKNLKEKSYSLIESKKNATLALTLTLSENEKIKNVLLSKGEIKYELNLLSEKLKNYTDFRNVWFQMIDKDGVSIYRSWTEDKNDKIKLFRSDLHPLLKSPKIQNNISVGIYDITFKSQIPIYNQNNFLGVLEGITHFNSITKELKNSDLVEVVLLVEKKFTEQLRKNSFTNIFLKDYYVANFDSSTELLKYLENQNFDDLLKIENYFIKDGMLITNVIINQDNDKLANMLLFRNLNSIDISEINQFKKHAFSYLTFFLIVFCLTIFVIGYYLYSKRLRELNQILQQTVNKEILKNDEKNKILFQQNKMAAMGEMIENIAHQWRQPLSVITTAASSIKLKKEYGLLEDKEYEESMNYIIDTANYLSNTIDDFRYYFSPNKSKNLFNSKKLVEKAVSLLNLSFNDNQIEIIKNVEDLEITSFENELLQVIINILNNAQDELIKKEKDEKRYIFIDLFRQNDNLKIKIKDNAGGIKEEIKDRIFEPYFTTKHKSKGTGIGLYMCEEIIIKHIKGKIEVSNEKYTYNNNEFVGALFKITVPLT, from the coding sequence TTGAAAAATAAGGAAAGATATATAGTTATCAATGTAATAGTATTGTTATTTATTTGTTTGTTGACTATATTTATTGGAGATTATTTAATATCAAAAAAAGAGAAAGAGTTATTAGAACAAAAATATAGTTTGATATCAAAAAATTTAAAAGAAAAAAGTTATTCATTGATTGAATCTAAAAAAAATGCAACATTAGCTTTGACTTTAACACTAAGTGAAAATGAAAAAATAAAAAATGTTCTTTTATCAAAAGGTGAAATAAAATATGAATTAAATCTTTTAAGTGAAAAATTAAAAAATTATACAGATTTTAGAAACGTTTGGTTTCAAATGATTGATAAAGATGGTGTATCAATATATCGAAGTTGGACAGAAGATAAAAATGATAAAATTAAACTCTTTAGATCAGATTTACATCCATTACTAAAAAGTCCGAAAATTCAAAATAATATTAGTGTTGGAATTTATGATATTACTTTTAAATCACAAATTCCTATTTATAACCAAAATAATTTTTTAGGAGTTTTAGAAGGAATTACACATTTTAACTCTATTACTAAAGAGTTGAAAAATAGTGATTTGGTTGAAGTAGTTCTTTTAGTTGAAAAAAAATTTACAGAACAATTAAGAAAAAATAGCTTTACAAATATATTTTTAAAAGATTATTATGTTGCAAATTTTGATTCATCAACAGAATTATTAAAATATTTAGAAAATCAAAATTTTGATGATTTATTGAAAATTGAAAATTATTTTATAAAAGATGGAATGTTGATAACAAACGTTATTATAAATCAAGATAATGACAAACTTGCAAATATGTTATTATTTAGAAATTTAAATTCCATAGATATTTCAGAGATTAATCAATTTAAAAAACATGCTTTTTCATATTTGACGTTTTTTTTGATTGTGTTTTGTTTGACAATTTTTGTAATAGGATATTATTTATATTCTAAAAGGTTAAGAGAGTTAAATCAAATTTTGCAACAAACTGTAAATAAAGAGATTTTAAAAAATGATGAAAAGAATAAAATTCTTTTTCAACAAAATAAAATGGCTGCAATGGGTGAAATGATAGAAAATATAGCTCACCAATGGAGACAGCCATTATCTGTTATAACTACAGCTGCTTCATCTATTAAATTGAAAAAAGAGTATGGATTACTTGAAGATAAAGAGTATGAAGAATCTATGAATTATATTATTGATACAGCAAATTATTTATCAAATACTATTGATGATTTTAGATATTATTTTTCTCCAAATAAGAGTAAAAATCTTTTTAATAGTAAAAAATTAGTTGAAAAAGCAGTCTCATTATTAAATTTGTCTTTTAATGATAATCAAATAGAAATAATAAAAAATGTAGAAGATTTGGAAATTACAAGTTTTGAAAATGAACTTTTACAAGTAATTATCAATATTTTAAATAATGCACAAGATGAATTAATCAAAAAAGAAAAAGATGAAAAAAGGTATATATTTATAGATTTATTTAGACAAAATGATAATCTTAAAATAAAAATAAAAGATAATGCAGGCGGAATAAAAGAAGAAATTAAAGATAGAATTTTTGAGCCTTATTTTACTACAAAACACAAAAGTAAAGGAACAGGAATTGGTCTTTATATGTGTGAAGAGATAATAATCAAACATATCAAAGGAAAAATAGAAGTTTCAAATGAAAAATACACCTACAACAATAATGAGTTTGTAGGTGCATTATTTAAAATAACAGTTCCTTTAACTTAA
- a CDS encoding ankyrin repeat domain-containing protein — MFDKFLNKIKFTEEELVKELVSTTPNLDKITKIYTELNIDLNSLYYNEEHILHYCCKKDLFQSLLWLLNNKIDIEIENSQKETAVFYAVHAKSTAIMQALVEHKANINHLNIYKRTALQDAVISANNRIVTYLIEITSSKGNCDIHGNNLIFDAIANGNLDIIKKVALLKEVDINQINEDGNTVLHKEIVLKNNQLALLLMDLGANPTILDKNGKNFLFYAISKGIENISILHKAVELGCNINSKTADNTTLLMESINHFLETPKDDTAQKESHFEMIKELIKLGVNVEAVDNKEENALFYATRSENRELINLLLESSDFNLNHENFNGDTVLLLLVLGGIKNSDLIKFYLEKGADPIKENSYGKSIIEILIDIILHSQNRKELDFAYEILLNEDGEYPTVLEGLLRNCTIDINKLNSKGEPLFFESILHFNFKLFKILRVKNINLNQKDKDGNNIIFKLMEYNYKNLIKDKKLYLNTIKSLVNSGVDINAKNNEGLTALHIAVTEKCEYTIRLLLELRADCFARDKKGRSIMHSCIWKNTTKYFKLLHHYNKEIINLPDAFGIRPINYAAFMGKKDLVIEMLDEGALVNNSFKKDPKILTFLEKFHVNILNLENGVEKEVDKANLKLLADNMIKEFNIKK; from the coding sequence ATGTTTGATAAGTTTCTCAATAAAATCAAGTTTACAGAGGAAGAACTAGTAAAAGAGTTGGTTAGTACAACTCCTAATTTAGATAAAATAACTAAAATTTACACAGAATTGAACATTGATTTAAATAGTCTATATTATAATGAAGAACATATCTTACACTACTGTTGTAAAAAAGATTTATTTCAATCTTTATTATGGTTATTAAATAATAAAATTGATATCGAAATTGAAAACTCTCAAAAAGAAACAGCAGTATTTTATGCAGTTCATGCAAAAAGCACTGCTATTATGCAAGCATTAGTTGAACACAAAGCAAATATTAATCACCTAAATATTTATAAAAGAACTGCTTTACAAGATGCTGTTATTAGTGCAAATAATAGAATTGTTACTTATTTGATAGAAATTACTTCTTCAAAAGGAAATTGTGATATTCATGGGAATAATCTTATTTTTGACGCTATCGCGAATGGAAATCTTGATATTATAAAAAAAGTAGCTTTATTAAAAGAAGTAGATATAAATCAAATTAATGAAGATGGAAATACAGTTTTACATAAAGAAATAGTTTTAAAAAACAATCAATTAGCCTTACTATTGATGGATTTAGGTGCAAATCCAACGATTTTAGATAAAAATGGCAAGAATTTTCTATTTTATGCAATATCAAAAGGAATAGAAAATATTTCGATTCTTCACAAAGCTGTTGAACTAGGTTGTAATATAAATAGTAAAACCGCTGATAATACAACTCTTTTAATGGAATCAATAAATCACTTCTTAGAAACTCCAAAAGATGATACAGCTCAAAAAGAGAGTCATTTTGAAATGATAAAAGAGTTAATAAAACTTGGAGTTAATGTAGAAGCTGTAGATAATAAAGAAGAAAATGCTCTATTTTATGCAACAAGAAGTGAAAATAGAGAACTTATAAATTTACTTTTAGAATCTTCAGATTTTAATCTAAATCATGAAAATTTCAATGGAGATACAGTTTTATTACTTTTAGTGTTAGGTGGAATTAAAAACAGTGATTTAATCAAATTCTATCTAGAAAAAGGCGCAGACCCAATAAAAGAGAATAGTTATGGGAAATCAATTATTGAAATTTTAATAGATATTATTTTACATTCACAAAATAGAAAAGAGCTAGACTTTGCATATGAAATTCTTTTAAATGAAGATGGTGAATATCCAACTGTTTTGGAAGGTCTTTTAAGAAATTGTACAATTGATATAAATAAATTAAATTCAAAAGGTGAACCTTTATTTTTTGAATCTATTTTACACTTTAACTTTAAACTATTTAAAATTTTAAGAGTTAAAAACATCAATCTAAATCAAAAAGATAAAGATGGGAATAACATAATCTTTAAACTTATGGAATATAACTATAAAAATCTTATCAAAGACAAAAAGTTATACTTAAATACAATAAAAAGCCTTGTAAATTCAGGTGTTGATATAAATGCAAAAAACAATGAAGGCTTAACTGCTTTACATATTGCAGTTACTGAAAAATGTGAATACACTATAAGATTACTTTTAGAGCTTCGTGCTGATTGTTTTGCTAGAGATAAAAAAGGAAGAAGTATTATGCATAGTTGTATTTGGAAAAATACAACTAAATATTTTAAATTATTGCATCACTATAATAAGGAAATTATAAACTTACCTGATGCTTTTGGAATTAGACCTATAAATTATGCTGCTTTTATGGGTAAAAAAGATTTGGTTATTGAAATGCTTGATGAAGGAGCATTGGTTAATAATTCATTTAAAAAAGATCCTAAAATTCTTACTTTTTTAGAAAAATTCCATGTAAATATACTAAATCTTGAAAATGGAGTAGAAAAAGAAGTTGATAAGGCAAATTTAAAACTACTTGCTGATAATATGATAAAAGAGTTTAATATCAAAAAATAA
- a CDS encoding ammonium transporter — MENFTDVKYILDGFLFVFAGILVMWMAAGFAMLESGLTRTKNTATVLTKNIALFAISCIMFYFVGYNFMYGDGGAFIGSGAMLSGKTNEEMGYPVMADFFFQVVFVATAASVISGTIAERMKLWPFLIFVVVLSGVIYPIQGHWSWGGSELGGLISGFSDFAGSTVVHSVGGWAALAGVLILGARKGKYGKDGNVRPIPGSNLTLATLGTFILWMGWFGFNGGSQLALGSKEDIDGIASVVASTNMAACAGAIMAAILTQLIYKKVDLTMVLNGALAGLVSCTAGPDLGMNIAFIEGLVGGALVVFAVPFFDKLKIDDPVGALSVHLVAGIWGTLAVGIFNSEVAILDQVKGIVVIGAFVFISSFIVWKILDLLVGLRVDEETEVNGLDIHETGLEAYPEFKRA, encoded by the coding sequence ATGGAAAATTTTACTGATGTAAAATATATTTTAGATGGTTTTCTGTTTGTATTTGCAGGAATCTTAGTTATGTGGATGGCGGCTGGTTTTGCTATGTTAGAATCAGGTTTAACAAGAACTAAAAACACAGCAACAGTTTTAACAAAAAATATAGCATTATTTGCAATATCTTGTATTATGTTCTATTTTGTAGGATATAACTTTATGTATGGTGATGGTGGAGCATTCATTGGAAGTGGAGCTATGTTATCAGGAAAAACAAATGAAGAAATGGGATATCCTGTTATGGCTGATTTCTTTTTTCAAGTTGTGTTTGTAGCAACTGCTGCTTCAGTTATATCTGGAACAATAGCTGAAAGAATGAAATTATGGCCGTTCTTAATATTTGTGGTAGTTTTATCAGGTGTTATTTATCCGATTCAAGGACATTGGTCTTGGGGAGGTTCTGAATTAGGTGGATTAATTTCTGGATTCTCTGATTTTGCTGGTTCTACTGTTGTTCACTCTGTTGGTGGATGGGCTGCTTTAGCTGGTGTATTAATTTTAGGTGCTAGAAAAGGTAAATATGGAAAAGATGGAAATGTAAGACCAATTCCAGGTTCTAATCTTACTTTAGCAACACTTGGAACATTTATTTTATGGATGGGATGGTTTGGATTTAATGGCGGTTCTCAACTTGCATTAGGTTCAAAAGAAGATATAGATGGAATTGCTTCTGTAGTTGCAAGTACAAATATGGCTGCTTGTGCAGGTGCTATTATGGCTGCTATTTTAACTCAACTTATTTACAAAAAAGTTGATTTAACTATGGTATTAAATGGAGCATTAGCTGGACTTGTATCTTGTACAGCAGGACCAGATTTAGGTATGAACATAGCATTTATTGAAGGTTTAGTTGGTGGTGCTTTAGTTGTATTTGCTGTTCCTTTCTTTGATAAGTTAAAAATTGATGATCCCGTTGGAGCTTTATCTGTTCACTTAGTTGCAGGTATTTGGGGAACATTAGCTGTAGGTATTTTTAATTCAGAAGTAGCAATATTAGACCAAGTTAAAGGTATAGTAGTTATTGGTGCATTTGTATTTATTTCATCATTTATT